A section of the Candidatus Latescibacterota bacterium genome encodes:
- a CDS encoding serine/threonine protein kinase: TEYCDRHQLSTAQRLELFTLACAGVQHAHQKAVIHRDLKPGNVLVTEVDGHARPKIIDFGLAKATAFRLTEQTMFTELGQLLGTPEYMSPEQADLTAEDIDTRSDIYSLGVILYELLVGALPFEAKALRAGGFDGLRHTIRDVDPATPSTRLSSLRAELEEIAARRRAKPAELQRQVRGDLDWIVMKALEKDRSRRYETANGLAADIRRHLANEPVVAGPPSAGYRMGKLIRRNRGAFAAVCAVFVALVAAVAGTSWGMLRAVRAEHRAAEEAEIAQAVNAFLNQDLLAAVAPSTARGQGRDVPMREVLDAAAARIAEASAPGGRLADMPRVEAAVRTTLGRTYDRLGEYEAAEPHLEAALRLYEQHPGPRRRDLAQALANQALLEEELSRYDVAEEHLRKALAIWGPIEGPEDGNALIWTTSLARTLNRAGRGSEAEPLMRQALEDNRRLFGDTAGPTLTAMGTLASLYQELGKFEPALELEEQVLAVREGQAHPDSIALVHSLNNLANIYGNMGRMEEAIGLWKRSLALKLRVLGEDHPSTLNTRSNLAEAAGVLGHYDEAVAGQREVIAARMRVLGPEHYRTLDSKSALAFCLGKLGRLDEAAALATEVRDAFSRTQGPDHPGVLDAEDILATVRLQQGRTDEAVAMLRRVLDTYVTKHPQDDFGRTLVSAHLGQALAAQGHYAEAFALWDASVGNLPTDDAGTRDILRDVVARLEAWREAEPGAVDDSTLAAWRARLAAEEGR, from the coding sequence CACGGAGTACTGCGACCGTCACCAGCTCTCGACCGCGCAGCGGCTCGAGCTCTTCACCCTGGCCTGCGCCGGCGTGCAGCACGCGCACCAGAAGGCCGTGATCCACCGCGACCTGAAGCCGGGCAACGTGCTCGTCACCGAGGTGGACGGCCACGCCCGGCCCAAGATCATCGACTTCGGTCTGGCCAAGGCCACGGCCTTCCGGCTCACCGAACAGACCATGTTCACCGAGCTGGGCCAGCTGCTCGGCACGCCCGAGTACATGAGCCCCGAGCAGGCGGACCTGACGGCGGAGGACATCGACACGCGCAGCGACATCTACTCGCTGGGCGTGATCCTCTACGAGCTGCTGGTGGGGGCGCTGCCCTTCGAGGCGAAGGCGCTGCGCGCGGGCGGCTTCGACGGGCTGCGCCACACGATCCGCGACGTGGATCCGGCCACGCCGTCCACGCGGCTGTCCTCGCTCCGCGCCGAGCTGGAAGAGATCGCCGCGCGGCGGCGCGCCAAGCCGGCCGAGCTGCAGCGGCAGGTCCGCGGCGACCTGGACTGGATCGTCATGAAGGCGCTGGAGAAGGATCGCAGCCGCCGTTACGAGACGGCCAACGGCCTGGCCGCGGACATCAGGCGCCATCTGGCCAACGAGCCGGTGGTGGCGGGGCCGCCGAGCGCCGGCTACCGCATGGGCAAGCTGATCCGCCGCAATCGCGGGGCTTTCGCGGCGGTCTGCGCGGTCTTCGTGGCGCTGGTGGCGGCCGTGGCGGGCACCAGCTGGGGCATGCTGCGCGCGGTGCGCGCCGAGCATCGCGCGGCCGAGGAAGCCGAGATCGCGCAGGCGGTGAACGCGTTCCTCAACCAGGACCTGCTGGCGGCGGTGGCGCCTTCCACGGCGCGCGGGCAGGGCCGCGACGTGCCCATGCGTGAGGTGCTGGACGCGGCCGCCGCGCGCATCGCCGAGGCGTCCGCGCCCGGTGGCCGCCTGGCGGACATGCCGCGCGTGGAGGCGGCCGTGCGGACCACGTTGGGGAGGACCTACGATCGGCTGGGCGAATACGAGGCCGCGGAGCCTCACCTCGAGGCGGCGCTGCGGCTCTACGAACAGCATCCCGGTCCGCGGCGGCGCGATCTCGCGCAGGCGCTGGCCAACCAGGCGCTGCTGGAGGAGGAGCTGAGCCGCTACGACGTCGCCGAGGAGCACCTGCGCAAGGCGCTCGCGATCTGGGGGCCGATCGAGGGACCGGAGGACGGCAACGCGCTCATCTGGACCACCTCGCTGGCGCGCACGCTCAACCGGGCGGGACGGGGCAGCGAGGCCGAGCCGCTGATGCGGCAGGCGCTGGAGGACAACCGCCGCCTCTTCGGCGATACGGCTGGACCGACTCTCACCGCCATGGGAACGCTCGCGAGCCTCTACCAGGAGCTCGGCAAGTTCGAGCCCGCGCTCGAACTGGAGGAGCAGGTGCTCGCCGTCCGCGAGGGGCAGGCACACCCGGACAGCATCGCGCTCGTCCACTCGCTCAACAACCTGGCGAACATCTACGGCAACATGGGCCGCATGGAAGAGGCCATCGGGCTGTGGAAGCGCTCGCTGGCGCTCAAGCTGCGCGTTCTGGGCGAGGACCACCCGAGCACGCTCAACACGCGCAGCAACCTGGCGGAGGCGGCGGGCGTGCTGGGCCACTACGACGAGGCGGTGGCGGGGCAGCGCGAGGTGATCGCCGCCCGCATGCGCGTGCTCGGACCCGAGCACTACCGCACGCTCGACTCCAAGTCGGCGCTCGCGTTCTGCCTGGGCAAGCTGGGCCGTCTCGACGAGGCGGCCGCCCTGGCCACCGAGGTGCGCGACGCCTTCTCCCGCACCCAGGGCCCCGACCACCCGGGCGTGCTGGATGCCGAGGACATCCTGGCCACGGTGCGTCTCCAGCAGGGCCGCACGGACGAGGCCGTGGCCATGCTGCGTCGAGTGCTCGACACCTACGTCACCAAGCACCCCCAGGACGACTTCGGCCGCACGCTGGTGTCCGCCCACCTGGGGCAGGCGCTGGCCGCGCAGGGGCATTACGCCGAGGCTTTCGCGCTCTGGGACGCGTCCGTGGGCAACCTGCCTACGGACGACGCCGGGACCCGCGACATCCTGCGCGACGTGGTGGCGCGGCTCGAGGCCTGGCGGGAGGCCGAGCCCGGCGCCGTGGACGACTCCACCCTCGCGGCCTGGCGGGCGCGCCTGGCCGCGGAAGAGGGCCGCTAG
- a CDS encoding efflux RND transporter periplasmic adaptor subunit — protein MRKRALWIGGIVLVAAAVGGTMAMRSRGDKLLSVETAPVARREIVQKVSATGMIQPKTQVKVSADVSAKITRLAVVEGQWVEKGAFLVELDRERYLAAVESAEASVRSAQANASLVQQNLMRTQKEFARTKELSAAGLKSDAEFEADQAAYQVEVARAEAAASQVEQAQAQLKQARDDLAKTTIYAPMAGTVSALNKEQGEIVLGSQFQEDVILVIADLSEMEAQVNVDENDIVAVAIGQSAEIEVDALTDQVLTGVVQEIANSANNLAGGGNTQKTEFAIKIGIVDPPASLRPGMTASADVATHSNDSALSVPIQSVAVRTLDQLTRPGESRADAEARYTPDRDGFVEIVFCVDDGLAVARQVTTGIQSDEYIEILTGVDEGETIVTGSYRALSKELENGAAVTVSASKDRADDA, from the coding sequence ATGAGGAAACGGGCCCTGTGGATCGGCGGAATCGTCCTCGTGGCGGCGGCCGTGGGTGGCACCATGGCGATGCGCAGCCGCGGCGACAAGCTGCTCAGCGTCGAGACGGCCCCGGTGGCGCGCCGCGAGATCGTCCAGAAGGTCAGCGCCACGGGCATGATCCAGCCCAAGACCCAGGTCAAGGTGAGCGCGGACGTCAGCGCCAAGATCACGCGGCTGGCGGTGGTGGAGGGGCAATGGGTCGAGAAGGGTGCGTTCCTCGTCGAGCTCGATCGAGAGCGCTACCTCGCGGCGGTGGAGAGCGCCGAGGCGAGCGTCCGCTCGGCGCAGGCGAACGCCAGCCTCGTGCAGCAGAATCTCATGCGCACGCAGAAGGAGTTCGCCCGCACCAAGGAACTCAGCGCGGCCGGGCTCAAGTCCGACGCGGAGTTCGAGGCCGACCAGGCCGCCTACCAGGTGGAGGTGGCGCGGGCCGAGGCCGCCGCGAGCCAGGTGGAGCAGGCGCAGGCCCAGCTCAAGCAGGCGCGCGACGACCTCGCCAAGACCACGATCTACGCACCCATGGCCGGCACCGTCAGCGCCCTCAACAAGGAACAGGGTGAGATCGTCCTCGGCTCGCAGTTCCAGGAAGACGTCATCCTGGTGATCGCGGACCTCTCGGAGATGGAGGCCCAGGTCAACGTGGACGAGAACGACATCGTCGCCGTGGCGATCGGCCAGTCCGCCGAGATCGAGGTGGACGCGCTGACGGACCAGGTCCTGACCGGCGTCGTCCAGGAGATCGCCAACAGCGCGAACAACCTCGCCGGCGGCGGCAACACGCAGAAGACCGAGTTCGCGATCAAGATCGGCATCGTCGATCCGCCGGCCTCGCTCCGCCCGGGCATGACGGCCAGCGCCGACGTCGCCACGCACAGCAACGACAGCGCGCTCAGCGTGCCGATCCAGAGCGTCGCCGTGCGCACGCTCGACCAGCTCACGCGGCCCGGCGAGTCGCGCGCCGACGCCGAGGCGCGCTACACGCCCGACCGCGACGGCTTCGTGGAGATCGTCTTCTGCGTCGACGATGGACTGGCCGTCGCCCGCCAGGTCACGACGGGCATTCAGAGCGACGAGTACATCGAGATCCTGACCGGTGTCGACGAGGGCGAGACGATCGTCACCGGCAGCTACCGGGCGCTCTCCAAGGAGCTCGAGAATGGCGCGGCGGTGACCGTGAGCGCGTCGAAGGACCGTGCCGACGACGCCTGA